A DNA window from Fragaria vesca subsp. vesca linkage group LG3, FraVesHawaii_1.0, whole genome shotgun sequence contains the following coding sequences:
- the LOC101310790 gene encoding putative pentatricopeptide repeat-containing protein At1g12700, mitochondrial-like, which produces MGRTSRGFHSQPSDPARSRETHRWDLVRNPHPPSAPRVRDLEHALNVFDEMLQRRPMPSIFRFIQILGQLVKMKHYSAVIAMNKQMVECGIRPDQCTLSIIMNCFCHLNQMGFSLSVLGHFFKLGRQSNVISYNTLINGFVLKNRIQEAAGIFSKMLQGGHCVPNVVTFSTIIKGLCRRGDNNAAIQLLRKMDERGFKANIVIYSTIIDSLCKDTLVVDAMNLFSEMISRGIAPNVVTYTSLIQGACNTGQFEEATKLLYEMASRNIYPNVVTYSVLVDGLCKEGKVVEANSVVEIMIRKDIEPNAITYNSLMDGYCLRGEMGEARKVFDLMLGKGGMVNVFSCNILINGYSKHKKIDQANEVFEEMFRLEILPNTIVYNTLIDGFCKAGRMQEAEKLFSRMLSCGLLPNVQTYAILLDGLCSSQQLSRAMELLREMEDNKMELNIVIYNIIIKGMCKAGRLKSATDFFSSLSSKGVVPDVWTYNVMINGLCNGGLLVEAEKLLREMEAKGCSPDGCTYNIIIRGFINNNEISRAVQLIEEMKGDGVLCRRINYGIGN; this is translated from the coding sequence ATGGGCAGAACAAGTAGAGGGTTTCATTCTCAACCTTCAGACCCAGCAAGATCTAGAGAAACCCATCGATGGGATCTTGTGAGAAACCCCCACCCACCTTCTGCGCCCAGAGTCAGAGATCTTGAACATGCCTTGAATGTGTTCGATGAAATGCTTCAAAGAAGACCTATGCCTTCTATCTTCCGCTTCATTCAGATATTGGGTCAACTTGTGAAAATGAAACATTATTCGGCTGTCATCGCTATGAATAAACAAATGGTTGAGTGCGGAATTCGTCCTGATCAGTGTACTCTATCTATTATCATGAATTGCTTTTGCCATTTAAATCAAATGGGATTTAGTTTATCTGTGTTGGGACACTTCTTCAAATTGGGTCGTCAATCGAATGTCATCAGCTACAATACTCTAATCAACGGCTTTGTTCTCAAGAATAGGATTCAAGAGGCAGCAGGGATTTTCAGCAAAATGTTGCAGGGAGGTCATTGCGTTCCCAATGTGGTTACTTTCAGCACAATTATAAAGGGACTCTGCCGGAGGGGTGACAACAATGCAGCTATTCAGTTGCTCAGGAAGATGGACGAAAGAGGTTTTAAGGCCAACATAGTCATTTATAGCACGATCATTGACAGTCTTTGCAAGGACACACTAGTTGTTGATGCAATGAACCTCTTCTCCGAAATGATTAGTAGGGGAATTGCTCCAAACGTTGTTACTTACACCTCTTTGATTCAAGGAGCTTGCAACACAGGTCAGTTTGAAGAAGCTACAAAGCTGTTATATGAAATGGCGAGTAGAAATATCTACCCAAATGTAGTCACCTACAGTGTCTTGGTTGATGGACTTTGTAAGGAGGGGAAAGTCGTGGAAGCCAATAGTGTGGTTGAAATCATGATCCGAAAAGATATTGAGCCTAATGCGATTACCTACAATTCACTAATGGATGGTTACTGTTTGCGAGGTGAAATGGGTGAAGCAAGAAAAGTCTTTGATCTAATGCTTGGCAAGGGTGGCATGGTTAATGTATTTAGTTGTAACATATTGATAAATGGATACAGCAAACATAAAAAGATTGATCAGGCCAATGAGGTTTTTGAGGAAATGTTTCGTTTGGAAATTCTTCCCAATACGATTGTTTACAACACTCTTATTGACGGTTTTTGTAAAGCAGGGAGAATGCAAGAAGCAGAAAAGTTGTTCTCTCGGATGCTAAGTTGTGGCCTACTTCCAAATGTTCAAACTTATGCCATTTTGCTTGACGGCCTATGTAGCAGCCAACAACTTTCAAGGGCAATGGAACTGCTTAGAGAGATGGAAGACAACAAGATGGAACTGAATATTGTAATTTACAACATTATCATTAAAGGTATGTGCAAAGCTGGAAGACTTAAATCTGCAACAGACTTCTTCTCTAGTTTGTCATCAAAAGGAGTTGTGCCTGATGTGTGGACATATAACGTGATGATTAATGGACTCTGTAATGGAGGCCTGTTGGTTGAAGCGGAAAAGCTACTTAGAGAAATGGAAGCGAAAGGCTGTTCTCCAGATGGTTGTACATATAACATCATCATCCGAGGGTTTATTAATAACAACGAGATATCAAGGGCTGTGCAACTTATTGAAGAGATGAAGGGAGATGGGGTTCTCTGCAGACGCATCAACTATGGAATTGGTAATTGA
- the LOC101304552 gene encoding uncharacterized protein LOC101304552 gives MLRTILRRAIATGPRSDGPWRLTATASYSSSKDTKSTMKKAKKNIKSKKGEASAAADDESYDGPDADLFDDKARARRLQADETDPSLDVGPNGRPLFTSTPTLAQLTTMDTCSYFKFKTEELNKVLPEGLPLGMVREFEEAMQSAVLVRRSFLDLRDNFRRVVDPPLGSASSKGEKVKKQIVLDGPVSSGKSTALAMLVHWAREEGWLVLYVPRGKDWTHGGFFYKNPQTGLWDTPVQAENILKDFLKFNESRLKQLLCQISDPIPLGEGAGVGWMKDGIDSMVMPEGSTLYDLVDTGIKHTHAAVGVVVRLRKELSLVKDIPVLIAIDQYNNWFTFSEYEEAVTVRSTRPIHAKELATVKAFRSMIHDDMMVGAFSHSTAVGKLRQDLPDVPSDARMNLPRYTLDEAAAVCHYYLRQRLIRREAFSEENCKRIYYLSNGNGAEMRWLATFMREQ, from the exons ATGTTGCGAACGATTCTCCGAAGGGCGATAGCGACGGGCCCAAGGTCCGATGGCCCATGGAGGCTGACGGCGACGGCGAGCTACTCGTCGTCTAAGGACACCAAGTCGACGATGAAGAAGGCCAAGAAGAATATCAAGTCCAAAAAAGGCGAGGCCTCTGCCGCCGCAGACGACGAGTCGTACGACGGCCCCGACGCGGATCTCTTCGACGACAAAGCTCGCGCTCGGCGGCTCCAGGCCGACGAGACCGATCCCTCGCTCGACGTGGGGCCCAATGGCCGACCTCTCTTCACTTCCACTCCGACGCTGGCTCAGCTCACCACCATGGACACCTGCTCCTACTTCAAGTTCAA GACGGAGGAGTTGAACAAGGTGCTGCCGGAGGGTTTGCCGTTGGGGATGGTGAGGGAGTTCGAGGAGGCAATGCAGAGCGCCGTGCTTGTTCGCCGGAGCTTTCTCGATCTCCGGGACAATTTCCGGCGGGTTGTGGACCCGCCGTTGGGATCAGCTAGTAGCAAAG GGGAAAAAGTTAAAAAACAGATTGTCTTGGATGGTCCTGTAAGCAGTGGAAAGAGTACGGCTCTTGCAATGCTAGTTCATTGGGCTCGAGAGGAAGGTTGGTTGGTTTTGTATGTTCCCAGAGGCAAGGACTGGACTCATGGAGGTTTTTTCTATAAGAACCCACAAACAGGTCTTTGGGACACACCTGTTCAAGCTGAAAATATTCTCAAG GATTTCCTAAAATTTAATGAATCCCGTTTAAAACAATTGTTGTGCCAAATATCTGATCCTATTCCATTGGGAGAGGGAGCTGGTGTTGGATGGATGAAAGATGGAATTGATTCCATGGTGATGCCTGAAGGTTCAACTCTGTATGACCTGGTTGATACAGGAATCAAGCACACTCATGCAGCTGTTGGAGTGGTTGTTCGTTTGAGGAAGGAGTTATCTCTAGTGAAAGACATCCCTGTGCTTATTGCAATTGATCAG TATAATAACTGGTTTACGTTCAGTGAGTATGAAGAGGCAGTAACTGTTCGTTCTACTCGACCAATACACGCCAAAGAACTCGCTACG GTGAAGGCTTTTAGATCTATGATCCATGATGACATGATGGTGGGTGCCTTCTCTCATTCAACAGCAGTAGGAAAACTTCGTCAAGACTTGCCAGATGTGCCCTCTGATGCTCGCATGAACTTACCTCGTTACACTTTAGATGAAGCAGCAGCTGTTTGCCATTACTACCTTAG ACAGAGGCTTATACGCCGGGAAGCTTTCTCAGAGGAAAATTGCAAGAGAATATACTACTTGTCTAATGGAAATGGAGCAGAAATGAGATGGCTAGCTACTTTCATGCGGGAGCAGTGA
- the LOC101311084 gene encoding wound-induced protein 1-like codes for MYEVYNTSKIYNHIQLPHSKPPFPEHKASLQQLRVPELANPKECGLGGEANGDVESRNKRAVKSLYDAFNSKDVDVVHLLLAPYLEWWFHGPPTHQHLNRLLTGAPPYDSSFKFAPLSIVAFGSMVVAEGYDEGRSVSWVHAWTVTDGIITQVREYYNTSVTVTRLYSPEITSPSGSCQNVWESKLSDNKSVPGLVLAL; via the exons ATGTACGAGGTGTATAATACGAGCAAAATCTAC AACCATATCCAGCTTCCACATTCAAAGCCACCATTCCCAGAACACAAAGCTAGCCTTCAACAACTCAGAGTTCCAGAACTGGCAAACCCTAAAGAATGTGGCCTTGGGGGAGAAGCAAATGGAGACGTAGAGTCTCGCAACAAGAGAGCCGTCAAGTCTCTCTACGACGCCTTCAACTCCAAAGACGTTGACGTAGTTCACCTCCTCCTCGCGCCCTACCTAGAGTGGTGGTTCCACGGCCCCCCAACTCACCAGCATTTGAACCGCCTCCTCACCGGCGCACCGCCCTACGACTCGTCGTTTAAATTCGCTCCGCTGTCGATTGTTGCGTTCGGATCAATGGTGGTGGCTGAGGGATACGACGAGGGTCGTTCAGTGTCGTGGGTGCATGCGTGGACTGTCACTGATGGGATAATTACCCAGGTGAGGGAGTACTACAACACGTCGGTCACTGTTACCAGGTTATATTCACCGGAAATCACATCGCCGTCGGGTAGTTGCCAGAATGTTTGGGAGAGTAAGCTCTCTGATAATAAGTCTGTACCTGGCCTCGTATTGGCTCTATAG